From the genome of Miscanthus floridulus cultivar M001 chromosome 10, ASM1932011v1, whole genome shotgun sequence, one region includes:
- the LOC136486504 gene encoding lipase-like PAD4 isoform X2, translating to MDDAAGEEEASMFETSHVLGALLASSPLLARSWDRCTAATAAAPGFVHGEEDGGSKVYVGFSGVQAALSAAGAAVAGGGGGADVFAPVGLGGGDAAAGRMFAPLVAAEPDPAAAAGEPVAVQALALQCFLKLCGSPDFQMLLNEIRGKAVVFTGHSLGGTIAALAALHFLCISSSSSPWAPAPPVLCVTFGSPLLGNEALSRAILRERWGGNFCHVVSQHDVVPRLLFCPPDTVPAHIIVGMQLHQWPARTRQTGAVTTVTMRMADTDKDALRQLIQRHVGTVAMEQKLAAPDETTGGSPYRPFGTYVLCSPEGAACVDNATAVVQMLYATFASRSSPSAGSPEAAHSCYGELVLKMPQHLLLKRRLCVDDAPATPNYDDGVSLALEASGIDAMAMEASTARQWLKTSKRAGRRPSLNSARLATQLGRITPCRAQIEWYKALFDAEMGYYDAFKQRRSPRKYSKVNLNRIKLGQFWDRVLTMLDAGQLPHDFHRRAKWVNAARFYQLLVEPLDIADYHHHGHHRTSGSYMTHGRERRYELFDRWWQEKACTGGAGGDVTSSMLAASASSRRRSKYAGLTQDPCFWARVEEAREQTESARGERDVAELAMKLEELQEFERYSRELVASKEVSVDVLAPQSSYTLWVEEWNQLKLRDEVRTMLLRF from the exons ATGGACGATGCCGCAGGAGAGGAAGAAGCTTCCAT GTTCGAGACCAGCCATGTCCTGGGCGCGCTGCTGGCCTCCTCGCCGCTGCTGGCGCGCTCGTGGGACCGCTGCACGGCCGCCACCGCGGCGGCGCCCGGGTTCGTGCACGGCGAGGAGGACGGCGGCAGCAAGGTGTACGTGGGGTTCTCCGGGGTGCAGGCCGCGCTGTCGGCGGCAGGCGCggcggtggccggcggcggcggcggcgccgacgtCTTCGCGCCGGTGGGGCTCGGCGGCGGGGACGCGGCGGCGGGGCGGATGTTCGCGCCGCTGGTCGCCGCCGAGCCCGACCCGGCCGCTGCTGCGGGGGAGCCGGTTGCCGTGCAGGCGCTGGCGCTGCAGTGCTTCTTGAAACTCTGCGGCTCCCCTGATTTCCAG ATGCTACTGAATGAGATCAGGGGTAAGGCAGTCGTGTTCACGGGCCACTCCCTCGGTGGCACCATTGCGGCCCTCGCGGCGCTACACTTCCTCTGCATCTCGTCGTCAAGCTCACCatgggcacctgctcctcctgtCCTGTGCGTCACCTTTGGAAGCCCATTACTAGGCAACGAGGCGCTGTCCAGGGCCATCCTGCGCGAGCGCTGGGGTGGTAACTTCTGCCACGTAGTCTCACAGCACGACGTCGTCCCAAGGCTCCTCTTCTGCCCCCCAGACACCGTCCCTGCGCACATCATTGTCGGAATGCAACTGCATCAATGGCCAGCGCGGACTCGCCAAACAGGCGCGGTGACCACGGTCACCATGCGCATGGCGGACACTGACAAGGATGCGCTCCGGCAGCTGATACAGAGGCACGTTGGCACTGTGGCCATGGAGCAGAAGCTTGCCGCTCCTGATGAGACCACAGGTGGGAGCCCGTACCGGCCATTTGGGACGTACGTTCTGTGCTCCCCAGAAGGCGCGGCGTGCGTGGACAACGCGACCGCCGTGGTACAGATGCTGTACGCCACCTTCGCCTCTCGGAGCTCGCCCAGTGCAGGGTCCCCGGAGGCCGCACACTCCTGCTACGGCGAGCTCGTGCTGAAAATGCCACAACACTTGCTCCTCAAGAGACGCCTGTGTGTGGACGACGCGCCGGCCACGCCCAACTACGATGACGGCGTCTCCCTCGCGCTGGAGGCCTCCGGCATCGACGCCATG GCCATGGAGGCGTCGACGGCGCGGCAGTGGCTGAAGACATCGAAGCGGGCAGGGCGGCGGCCGAGCCTGAACTCCGCTCGCCTGGCGACGCAGCTGGGCCGGATCACGCCGTGCCGTGCGCAGATCGAATGGTACAAGGCGCTGTTCGACGCGGAGATGGGGTACTACGACGCGTTCAAGCAGCGGCGGTCGCCCAGGAAGTACAGCAAGGTGAACTTAAACCGCATCAAGCTGGGCCAGTTCTGGGACCGCGTGCTCACCATGCTCGACGCCGGCCAGCTCCCCCACGATTTCCACCGCCGCGCCAAGTGGGTCAACGCCGCCCGCTTCTACCAGCTCCTCGTCGAGCCTCTCGACATCGCTGACTACCACCACCACGGCCACCACCGGACGAGCGGGAGCTACATGACGCACGGCCGGGAGAGGAGGTACGAGCTGTTCGACAGGTGGTGGCAGGAGAAGGCATGCACGGGCGGCGCTGGCGGCGACGTCACGTCCTCCATGTTGGCAGCGTCGGCGAGCAGCCGGAGACGCAGCAAGTACGCCGGGCTCACGCAGGACCCGTGCTTCTGGGCGAGAGTGGAGGAGGCGAGGGAGCAGACAGAGAGTGCCCGGGGCGAGCGCGACGTGGCGGAGCTGGCGATGAAGCTGGAGGAGCTGCAAGAGTTCGAGCGCTACTCCCGTGAGCTGGTGGCGAGCAAGGAGGTGTCTGTCGACGTGCTCGCGCCGCAGTCGAGCTACACGCTGTGGGTGGAGGAGTGGAACCAGCTCAAGCTCAGGGATGAAGTGAGGACAATGTTGCTTCGGTTTTGA
- the LOC136486504 gene encoding lipase-like PAD4 isoform X1: MDDAAGEEEASMFETSHVLGALLASSPLLARSWDRCTAATAAAPGFVHGEEDGGSKVYVGFSGVQAALSAAGAAVAGGGGGADVFAPVGLGGGDAAAGRMFAPLVAAEPDPAAAAGEPVAVQALALQCFLKLCGSPDFQMLLNEIRGKAVVFTGHSLGGTIAALAALHFLCISSSSSPWAPAPPVLCVTFGSPLLGNEALSRAILRERWGGNFCHVVSQHDVVPRLLFCPPDTVPAHIIVGMQLHQWPARTRQTGAVTTVTMRMADTDKDALRQLIQRHVGTVAMEQKLAAPDETTGGSPYRPFGTYVLCSPEGAACVDNATAVVQMLYATFASRSSPSAGSPEAAHSCYGELVLKMPQHLLLKRRLCVDDAPATPNYDDGVSLALEASGIDAMVRAHAMEASTARQWLKTSKRAGRRPSLNSARLATQLGRITPCRAQIEWYKALFDAEMGYYDAFKQRRSPRKYSKVNLNRIKLGQFWDRVLTMLDAGQLPHDFHRRAKWVNAARFYQLLVEPLDIADYHHHGHHRTSGSYMTHGRERRYELFDRWWQEKACTGGAGGDVTSSMLAASASSRRRSKYAGLTQDPCFWARVEEAREQTESARGERDVAELAMKLEELQEFERYSRELVASKEVSVDVLAPQSSYTLWVEEWNQLKLRDEVRTMLLRF; the protein is encoded by the exons ATGGACGATGCCGCAGGAGAGGAAGAAGCTTCCAT GTTCGAGACCAGCCATGTCCTGGGCGCGCTGCTGGCCTCCTCGCCGCTGCTGGCGCGCTCGTGGGACCGCTGCACGGCCGCCACCGCGGCGGCGCCCGGGTTCGTGCACGGCGAGGAGGACGGCGGCAGCAAGGTGTACGTGGGGTTCTCCGGGGTGCAGGCCGCGCTGTCGGCGGCAGGCGCggcggtggccggcggcggcggcggcgccgacgtCTTCGCGCCGGTGGGGCTCGGCGGCGGGGACGCGGCGGCGGGGCGGATGTTCGCGCCGCTGGTCGCCGCCGAGCCCGACCCGGCCGCTGCTGCGGGGGAGCCGGTTGCCGTGCAGGCGCTGGCGCTGCAGTGCTTCTTGAAACTCTGCGGCTCCCCTGATTTCCAG ATGCTACTGAATGAGATCAGGGGTAAGGCAGTCGTGTTCACGGGCCACTCCCTCGGTGGCACCATTGCGGCCCTCGCGGCGCTACACTTCCTCTGCATCTCGTCGTCAAGCTCACCatgggcacctgctcctcctgtCCTGTGCGTCACCTTTGGAAGCCCATTACTAGGCAACGAGGCGCTGTCCAGGGCCATCCTGCGCGAGCGCTGGGGTGGTAACTTCTGCCACGTAGTCTCACAGCACGACGTCGTCCCAAGGCTCCTCTTCTGCCCCCCAGACACCGTCCCTGCGCACATCATTGTCGGAATGCAACTGCATCAATGGCCAGCGCGGACTCGCCAAACAGGCGCGGTGACCACGGTCACCATGCGCATGGCGGACACTGACAAGGATGCGCTCCGGCAGCTGATACAGAGGCACGTTGGCACTGTGGCCATGGAGCAGAAGCTTGCCGCTCCTGATGAGACCACAGGTGGGAGCCCGTACCGGCCATTTGGGACGTACGTTCTGTGCTCCCCAGAAGGCGCGGCGTGCGTGGACAACGCGACCGCCGTGGTACAGATGCTGTACGCCACCTTCGCCTCTCGGAGCTCGCCCAGTGCAGGGTCCCCGGAGGCCGCACACTCCTGCTACGGCGAGCTCGTGCTGAAAATGCCACAACACTTGCTCCTCAAGAGACGCCTGTGTGTGGACGACGCGCCGGCCACGCCCAACTACGATGACGGCGTCTCCCTCGCGCTGGAGGCCTCCGGCATCGACGCCATGGTGAGGGCACAC GCCATGGAGGCGTCGACGGCGCGGCAGTGGCTGAAGACATCGAAGCGGGCAGGGCGGCGGCCGAGCCTGAACTCCGCTCGCCTGGCGACGCAGCTGGGCCGGATCACGCCGTGCCGTGCGCAGATCGAATGGTACAAGGCGCTGTTCGACGCGGAGATGGGGTACTACGACGCGTTCAAGCAGCGGCGGTCGCCCAGGAAGTACAGCAAGGTGAACTTAAACCGCATCAAGCTGGGCCAGTTCTGGGACCGCGTGCTCACCATGCTCGACGCCGGCCAGCTCCCCCACGATTTCCACCGCCGCGCCAAGTGGGTCAACGCCGCCCGCTTCTACCAGCTCCTCGTCGAGCCTCTCGACATCGCTGACTACCACCACCACGGCCACCACCGGACGAGCGGGAGCTACATGACGCACGGCCGGGAGAGGAGGTACGAGCTGTTCGACAGGTGGTGGCAGGAGAAGGCATGCACGGGCGGCGCTGGCGGCGACGTCACGTCCTCCATGTTGGCAGCGTCGGCGAGCAGCCGGAGACGCAGCAAGTACGCCGGGCTCACGCAGGACCCGTGCTTCTGGGCGAGAGTGGAGGAGGCGAGGGAGCAGACAGAGAGTGCCCGGGGCGAGCGCGACGTGGCGGAGCTGGCGATGAAGCTGGAGGAGCTGCAAGAGTTCGAGCGCTACTCCCGTGAGCTGGTGGCGAGCAAGGAGGTGTCTGTCGACGTGCTCGCGCCGCAGTCGAGCTACACGCTGTGGGTGGAGGAGTGGAACCAGCTCAAGCTCAGGGATGAAGTGAGGACAATGTTGCTTCGGTTTTGA
- the LOC136486504 gene encoding lipase-like PAD4 isoform X3: MFAPLVAAEPDPAAAAGEPVAVQALALQCFLKLCGSPDFQMLLNEIRGKAVVFTGHSLGGTIAALAALHFLCISSSSSPWAPAPPVLCVTFGSPLLGNEALSRAILRERWGGNFCHVVSQHDVVPRLLFCPPDTVPAHIIVGMQLHQWPARTRQTGAVTTVTMRMADTDKDALRQLIQRHVGTVAMEQKLAAPDETTGGSPYRPFGTYVLCSPEGAACVDNATAVVQMLYATFASRSSPSAGSPEAAHSCYGELVLKMPQHLLLKRRLCVDDAPATPNYDDGVSLALEASGIDAMVRAHAMEASTARQWLKTSKRAGRRPSLNSARLATQLGRITPCRAQIEWYKALFDAEMGYYDAFKQRRSPRKYSKVNLNRIKLGQFWDRVLTMLDAGQLPHDFHRRAKWVNAARFYQLLVEPLDIADYHHHGHHRTSGSYMTHGRERRYELFDRWWQEKACTGGAGGDVTSSMLAASASSRRRSKYAGLTQDPCFWARVEEAREQTESARGERDVAELAMKLEELQEFERYSRELVASKEVSVDVLAPQSSYTLWVEEWNQLKLRDEVRTMLLRF, from the exons ATGTTCGCGCCGCTGGTCGCCGCCGAGCCCGACCCGGCCGCTGCTGCGGGGGAGCCGGTTGCCGTGCAGGCGCTGGCGCTGCAGTGCTTCTTGAAACTCTGCGGCTCCCCTGATTTCCAG ATGCTACTGAATGAGATCAGGGGTAAGGCAGTCGTGTTCACGGGCCACTCCCTCGGTGGCACCATTGCGGCCCTCGCGGCGCTACACTTCCTCTGCATCTCGTCGTCAAGCTCACCatgggcacctgctcctcctgtCCTGTGCGTCACCTTTGGAAGCCCATTACTAGGCAACGAGGCGCTGTCCAGGGCCATCCTGCGCGAGCGCTGGGGTGGTAACTTCTGCCACGTAGTCTCACAGCACGACGTCGTCCCAAGGCTCCTCTTCTGCCCCCCAGACACCGTCCCTGCGCACATCATTGTCGGAATGCAACTGCATCAATGGCCAGCGCGGACTCGCCAAACAGGCGCGGTGACCACGGTCACCATGCGCATGGCGGACACTGACAAGGATGCGCTCCGGCAGCTGATACAGAGGCACGTTGGCACTGTGGCCATGGAGCAGAAGCTTGCCGCTCCTGATGAGACCACAGGTGGGAGCCCGTACCGGCCATTTGGGACGTACGTTCTGTGCTCCCCAGAAGGCGCGGCGTGCGTGGACAACGCGACCGCCGTGGTACAGATGCTGTACGCCACCTTCGCCTCTCGGAGCTCGCCCAGTGCAGGGTCCCCGGAGGCCGCACACTCCTGCTACGGCGAGCTCGTGCTGAAAATGCCACAACACTTGCTCCTCAAGAGACGCCTGTGTGTGGACGACGCGCCGGCCACGCCCAACTACGATGACGGCGTCTCCCTCGCGCTGGAGGCCTCCGGCATCGACGCCATGGTGAGGGCACAC GCCATGGAGGCGTCGACGGCGCGGCAGTGGCTGAAGACATCGAAGCGGGCAGGGCGGCGGCCGAGCCTGAACTCCGCTCGCCTGGCGACGCAGCTGGGCCGGATCACGCCGTGCCGTGCGCAGATCGAATGGTACAAGGCGCTGTTCGACGCGGAGATGGGGTACTACGACGCGTTCAAGCAGCGGCGGTCGCCCAGGAAGTACAGCAAGGTGAACTTAAACCGCATCAAGCTGGGCCAGTTCTGGGACCGCGTGCTCACCATGCTCGACGCCGGCCAGCTCCCCCACGATTTCCACCGCCGCGCCAAGTGGGTCAACGCCGCCCGCTTCTACCAGCTCCTCGTCGAGCCTCTCGACATCGCTGACTACCACCACCACGGCCACCACCGGACGAGCGGGAGCTACATGACGCACGGCCGGGAGAGGAGGTACGAGCTGTTCGACAGGTGGTGGCAGGAGAAGGCATGCACGGGCGGCGCTGGCGGCGACGTCACGTCCTCCATGTTGGCAGCGTCGGCGAGCAGCCGGAGACGCAGCAAGTACGCCGGGCTCACGCAGGACCCGTGCTTCTGGGCGAGAGTGGAGGAGGCGAGGGAGCAGACAGAGAGTGCCCGGGGCGAGCGCGACGTGGCGGAGCTGGCGATGAAGCTGGAGGAGCTGCAAGAGTTCGAGCGCTACTCCCGTGAGCTGGTGGCGAGCAAGGAGGTGTCTGTCGACGTGCTCGCGCCGCAGTCGAGCTACACGCTGTGGGTGGAGGAGTGGAACCAGCTCAAGCTCAGGGATGAAGTGAGGACAATGTTGCTTCGGTTTTGA